In Deinococcus psychrotolerans, a genomic segment contains:
- a CDS encoding GTP-binding protein: protein MSTINFAAREINCKIVYYGPGMSGKTTNLKQVFSKVPSHLRGEMVSLATEDERTLFFDFLPLDLGSVQGFKTRFHLYTVPGQVFYNASRKLILRGVDGIVFVADSAPNRLRANAESMRNLRENLLEHGIDVKEVPMILQINKRDLEGALSTEMIRAVIDPKHELQWHEAVADQGRGVFETLKTVSRLVLERLAKGQ, encoded by the coding sequence GTGAGTACCATTAACTTCGCCGCCCGCGAAATCAACTGCAAGATCGTGTATTACGGCCCCGGCATGTCCGGAAAAACCACCAATCTCAAACAGGTCTTTTCCAAAGTGCCGAGTCATCTGCGCGGCGAAATGGTGAGTCTGGCCACCGAAGATGAGCGCACCCTCTTCTTCGACTTCCTGCCGCTCGATTTGGGCAGCGTGCAGGGCTTCAAGACCCGCTTTCACCTCTACACCGTGCCGGGACAGGTCTTTTACAATGCCAGCCGCAAGCTGATTTTGCGCGGCGTAGACGGCATCGTCTTTGTGGCCGACAGCGCCCCCAACCGCCTCAGGGCCAACGCCGAAAGTATGCGCAACTTGCGCGAGAATTTGCTCGAACACGGCATCGACGTCAAAGAAGTGCCGATGATTCTTCAGATCAACAAGCGCGATTTAGAAGGCGCACTCTCGACCGAGATGATCCGCGCCGTGATTGACCCCAAGCATGAGTTGCAGTGGCACGAAGCGGTGGCCGATCAAGGACGCGGCGTCTTTGAAACGCTCAAGACCGTCTCGCGGCTGGTGCTGGAGCGGCTGGCTAAGGGGCAGTGA
- a CDS encoding ACT domain-containing protein, producing MNENQPPHLTLSILGGADPTEFAVAQWPPDFILPSGLLSGSFFSLTRSEDELSLVCEASLVPEGVQHQAGWAALKLHGPFDFALTGILTAVLNPLRDAGIGIFAVSTFDTDYVLVKRERLSEALTALKEAGHRLNG from the coding sequence GTGAACGAAAACCAACCTCCACACCTCACCCTGTCCATTTTGGGCGGCGCTGATCCCACCGAGTTTGCGGTGGCGCAGTGGCCGCCCGACTTTATTTTGCCAAGTGGGCTGCTCAGCGGCTCTTTTTTCAGTTTGACCCGCAGTGAGGATGAACTCTCATTGGTGTGCGAGGCCAGCCTCGTGCCGGAAGGCGTTCAGCACCAAGCAGGCTGGGCGGCGCTCAAGCTGCACGGCCCGTTTGATTTTGCCCTCACCGGCATTCTGACGGCGGTGCTCAATCCTCTGCGGGACGCCGGGATAGGCATTTTCGCCGTCTCCACGTTCGACACCGATTACGTGCTGGTCAAGCGTGAGCGGCTGAGTGAGGCGCTGACGGCGCTCAAAGAAGCAGGACACCGTCTAAACGGCTAA